GATAAGCCACACAATGATATCTTTTGAATTTCTGCAGAATTTCAGTGGATTTTAATAGCATGACTGACGGCTAAACATTTACAGGCTCCTGTAACATCCGTCCAGGTCCAGAGCAGGATGATTCAGCCCAGTGCTTCATTCTGGGTCACACCGTGACATTGGCTGGGGCTCCCTCCGGTAACAGGAGGAGACGTTTTGATCAGATGGAGGTGTAGTGTCTCCCGAAGCTGGAGAGTCTAATCTTTTCTGGCAGGATGATGTTTACCGAGTGCTCCGGCTCTTCCTGGCTCGCGCTGCCAGCTTCCCTCAGCAGGTGTTCCCGCTGCTGCCGAACAAGCTGGCTGTACTTGGCGTTGGCCAGCCACGTCTCGCAGCGACCAAAGAAGACTATTCCTGTGGTGCCCAAGATAACCAGACAGGTGAGCAAGGCCAGCATGCCGAAACAGATGAGCTGGCCGTGGGTGACGAGGACGCCAGAGGAGTGGACCGACTCCTTCAGGGTGATCTTCAGCAGGTCTCTCTCCGGTGGTCTCAGCAGCTTGTGAAAGGCGTGGGCAGGGAGGGAGTAGTGCTGCGGAGTGAGGGCAAATCCTCTGTGCTCCACTGGTCTGGTATTGGCAGGCCTGGTCCTGGATCTCTGTCTGTGATGGAGGGAGCAGGTGGGACCCGTGAACCATTTCTGGCAAATGCAGCGGAAGGTTCCGTCGGACTGACCGACGCAGGTTCCGTCGTTGGCGCAAGGCGCGCCCGCGCAGGCGGAGAGGCTGCTGGTGTCGTTGCACGTGAAGCCGGTGAAGCCGGGCGGACAGGCGCACGTGAAGGCCAGGCCGTGGTCCGTGCAGTCGCCCCCGTTGAGGCAAGGGTTCGGCTGGCAGCTGCCGGCGCTGATGTCACAGAGGGCGCCGGAAAATCCAGGAGGACATAAACAGGAAGGGTCGGCTGCTGAGCCACCGGCCTCCACACACGTTCCTCCATTTTGACAAGGAGAGCTGAGGGACACAACAGGACAAAGTCAGAGTAGGTCTAGCATTTATTATCTAAAGGTGATCCATTAGGCTTCCTTCAACAGGGTAGGATTTGGGCGAAAGGAAACATGCTCAGtacagtttttgcacaaaactttTTGTAGATAAGAGTTTCgtctgatcagttctgcctGTGGgtgttttgtcactttaaatccaaatgacctgctgctggccacgcctccctgctcaacatttacactcgcacgtgaaaatggcagcaaacagatgtgcaaatAGCAGACGTGGAGCCTCCTGCAAAAAGAAGAATCCAGCAAGTGGCTTCTAAATGGTGAATTAGCTAGAAAAcatgtcttttccagcagccattgtgaagcggtaaaaccagctaaCCAAACATGTTGGAGTTCcatttgggttgctaggtagcaGACTTGGCTCAGTcggggttgctaggttacggcACAGTGCCAATGAAACGGCACTGGTTCCCTTGTTACCAAACAGTGGCTctatgggtttttttgtttgtttttcttttaagcattttaagCTTCCACTGCTTCAgatgtaaatacaaaaatataccaAAAGCGAATTTTGTTCAGtctattcatgttttattcatgtagTTATGAACGAGGAtgagaatttaatcagaaagGTTAGAGCTTGTCTGGAGgtcattttaattaatctgccttctttctgttttatttcccagaaaaataaagaaaatggttCTGAGCAAACCCACTAATTGACCACAGACTGAGTCATCAAGCTGAAAAAGCTGTAACCCTAACCGTCCTTGGAGGTTGGACCAAAAATACGGCACCTTAAAGCCCTTTCATCTACGGAGAGCAGCTCATGCTTAAATCAGGAAGATCTGCAGGCTTCAAGATGTTTATTCTGATATTTCACAGCCACAATAATTTGACCTTTTCCCATAAAATGCTCACAGCAACCAAAACATAGATTAGTTGTCGACTTAGTGTGAAAACTGGTGGCTAACCAACAGAAGCTGGAAGAAATTTAATTATAGAATCATATAAGAATTATAGTCAAATGACAAAAATCGGTCTGTGGCACTTCCTAGTACAAGAGACAAGCTAAgagaaatgttcttttaatgTCATCATCCAAAAAGAGATCATCACAATTACATAACAATAGTCAAACAAGTCGTAACAAAGTTGCCTGATCAGGATAAGATTTCCCCAGTAAAGCCGAAATATAAAGTCGTAATCTCATGATTCCTCAAGAAATTCCAACCATCTTGTGAATTTACACTTTGGTATCAGTTTTGGAAACAAGGAAATGCTCCATTCTTGAAACAATTGTGCAGACAATTGTTCATAAAAAAAGGACTTGATCTTGtagtcaaagtttttttttaaattaaaatttcttttttctcccaatTCTATGATTTCTTTCAGCATCTTTATTCTGTTAATgtaacaactttattctcataattcaAGTTTTTCTTACTCTGGTCTCAATATGCTGCCGTAAACAAAGACATATTGCaaatggaacatttttctgaatgaagGATTTAAATTTGACACGTCAGCCTCACCACATTACCTGCTTCTGTCAGAGAGGCTTAACATTAAACGGCTGAATTATCTCCTTTATAGACCAAACTCTGACCGCCTTGCTCCTCTTTTGAAACCTGCGATCTACAGAAATAGGATATTTATTTGGTTCTCCTAATCTCAGGAATGGGTTTTGCTTCACAATCCTCTCAGTTTGGTGGTTAACCATCCTGTTGGTGCTTCTGTTTCCTCATCCACTGAACAGCAGCTTCAGTGGATGTGACCTTTCTGGCTTTTTCTCCTGGAGAGTTTCAGTGACACCTGTCAGGTCAGCCGTCTCCTCCAGGACTGCGCAGACCGCAGCGTGACATTTCTGACTTAAAGGTAACTTATTATGCTTCTTTGAACAGATTAggatgttcattacattttttgcacaaaattattcttggATAATGAGAGTTTAGTCTTGAGTTGTTGTCATAATTAgatgttttagggcgtcttgtcaccTTACATCCAAATAggttgctgctggccacgcccactaactcaatgtttacactcacacattaaaatggctgcaaacagatgccaAATCctaccgtacatctttgaaaagcagaagtggagcctcctgcacaaccaaaaaGAACACAGCAAGTGGTTTCTTGATGGCAAGTCAACAGCAAAatacttgtcttttccagctgccattgtacagcgcataaaGCAGAAACAACCTGCTGACTAAATGGAATGGAACTcagcctgggttgctaggtaacatgCTGGGGTTGCTGGGCAACAGCGCAgcaatcaggaggtttttgaaaaggcttgttttccaaacatgaacttattgccaaaaatcagttgtgtgttgatttttttaaaagtgctccTTCTGTTTTAAGAGCAGTGGAAATTCAAATGGAAAGACAGAAATTGATGTATGTTCATTTTGCACAAGAAGCCCCCTTTAGAAATTTTACAATTTGGATTTCCACAAGtcaatcagaaatcaataaaattcttGAAACATAACAATATGTTCTCAAACGTTTGAGCGATATTCTGATCCACCTGTGATGCTCATTGGATTCTTTTACTGCTGTGAGCAATTCTTCCCCTTCACACTAATAAGAAACAGCAGGCTTCATTTTCTGCAAGTTACAAACCTGAACCCATTACgggacataaaaataaaacctcggCTGTGCCTGTGAAATGATCCACCGCGCCGACTTGTGTGGCAGCGTATCTGATCAATGCGGTCATGCTTAACAGGACGCAGACAGATGAAAGCTCCAGATAGAAACCAATCAATACTTTGGGTAATTACACGAGCCTCCAGCACCTTGTCTGACTGAGTGTGAAGAAATACGGTTCTTTTCCAGACGTTCCCGCCTCGTAGCGCAGCTGATTAATGTTGGAACCACAAGCAGGGATCTGGGTTTTCCACCGCGAGTAACGGCAGAGCAATTTATTTAGTCAGGCAGTTCGGAGTTGGTGAGGAGTGAGTGGGTTTATTCTGGTCAATGCTGGCTGACAGGACAAACCAGAGAGACTGAAACAGCCTGATGGGCAGATCGAGGATTTCTAACGGATAACAGCAATTTACAATCCAGCAGCAGACAGGAAAACTCTCCAGATTCTCCTCAGAGAATCATCGGCTGATTTCTCtggtttgttctgtttctgaatGAGGCTGAAGGGTCATTCTGACAAAGGAAGGACCCGGGACTTTACAtcaatgaaagtgaaaaaagtgatttttttttcattttactttcaaTTCGTCAGcaaatttaaagcagaaattcaCCTGCAAACGTGACCCGGTCCAAAACAATCAGAACCGGAGAGAATCGAGCGGCTCTTAGCCAATCAAATTACCCTTCTTTGATCACATGTCAAGAGTTCAgacttttgatctcagaagatTGAAGTTGGAATTTCGAGAAGAACGACAGAATTCAGAAAGAATGAAATTTTTTCtaagaaatgtcagaaatattagaaaaactgaaaattccCTGAAAAAAGACAGCAATATAAGATAAATTAGAGAATCCTTCTAAGGAATgccagaaatctgaaaataaaaaacatcaggaGTTTGAGACACAGACAGCAATCTGAGAAAAActtcagaaaccaaaaacatttcatccGTCCGCAAATCTCCCGACAGAATTCCAAGAAATCCGTGAAAAACGTCAGAAATCGGAGATCGGATGTGAACTCTCCGCTCACTCACACTTTGtaaatctgcatgttttattctgtttcagtTCAGGGTGTAAAAACTTTAAACCTCCATCAGCATTAATAGCAGCCTGTTAAAATCCAAGGTCAGACGTTGCAGGTTTTATCACTTTTTGTCAAAGCGAACAAGCTGGAGCTCAGAATCTGTGGATGTTGGCGCCTCAGAGACCaaatatttataacattttgcCAGTGAAACTGCAGAGTCAAGGCCTTTTGAATGCACTAAAGAGACACAGGAAGGAAGCACCGACGTCGTCCTGCAAGCTAAGCAAGGAAATCAGGTCACAGGCAGCATGGAGGCTCTGAAATGTGACGGCCTGTTGAGagcattttgatttatttgatctTGAAGTATTGACATAAAAGGTTGAGTGCTTTGAAGTGGCCTAAAGAAAACCCAGAATCCGtggaaatgtcacattttctccAAGACAGGATCACATTTATAACACGGGGAAATAATTGCAGTTTgacatgaaaactaaaaaaaatcctgtaaaataaaatcaccattTTACAGGAAGGCGTCGCTAccaatttaaaatgaagaaatgttcaaacatttaGATTCAATTTGATATAAAGTCTAAAGATGCTTTTCATCCTCCTCTCAGTtggaaattcaaataaaaatggagtaaaTTTACACTTCATTGTATAGATTAcagcagtggttcccaaccaccgggccgcggaccaattggtaccggaaAAGTGTGGCATTGCATTAGCATTCAGAGCTAATTCAACACGTTAAGCCATTTTTCATTGTAATTACAGATGTAAGTCAATTAAATGTCTCTGTCCCAGCTGTGCACACCAACAAACTGAAAT
This is a stretch of genomic DNA from Gambusia affinis linkage group LG16, SWU_Gaff_1.0, whole genome shotgun sequence. It encodes these proteins:
- the LOC122845925 gene encoding protein delta homolog 1, which translates into the protein MHLIGVVLILVVTGIAKGWECSAACSTENGFCEKPGKCRCKPGWEGENCDRCLPFPGCLHGACEKAWQCVCREGWVGSLCDQDTRLCSSKPCPSNATCIERGEGGYLCVCPQGYVGENCQMKQRLCLLNGSPCQNGGTCVEAGGSAADPSCLCPPGFSGALCDISAGSCQPNPCLNGGDCTDHGLAFTCACPPGFTGFTCNDTSSLSACAGAPCANDGTCVGQSDGTFRCICQKWFTGPTCSLHHRQRSRTRPANTRPVEHRGFALTPQHYSLPAHAFHKLLRPPERDLLKITLKESVHSSGVLVTHGQLICFGMLALLTCLVILGTTGIVFFGRCETWLANAKYSQLVRQQREHLLREAGSASQEEPEHSVNIILPEKIRLSSFGRHYTSI